In a genomic window of Gemmatimonadaceae bacterium:
- a CDS encoding prepilin-type N-terminal cleavage/methylation domain-containing protein — translation MVRNKKGFTLIELLIVVVIIGILAAIAIPKFANTKEKAYLASMKADLRNLATYEESYAADSAGTYFSGNGTAQGFTASQNVTMTATAVAGPPAGWSAVASHTLTTKTCSSSVNGLITCT, via the coding sequence ATGGTCCGCAACAAAAAGGGTTTCACGCTGATCGAGCTTCTGATCGTCGTCGTCATCATCGGCATTCTTGCCGCGATCGCGATCCCGAAGTTCGCGAACACCAAGGAGAAGGCCTACCTCGCATCGATGAAGGCTGACCTTCGCAACCTGGCGACGTACGAAGAGAGCTACGCAGCCGACAGTGCCGGCACGTACTTCTCAGGCAATGGCACGGCTCAGGGCTTCACCGCGTCGCAGAACGTGACGATGACAGCCACCGCAGTTGCCGGCCCGCCGGCTGGATGGTCTGCGGTTGCGAGCCACACGCTCACGACCAAGACCTGCTCGTCTTCAGTCAACGGTCTGATTACCTGCACCTGA